The following coding sequences lie in one Candidatus Neptunochlamydia sp. REUL1 genomic window:
- the cyoE gene encoding heme o synthase, translating into MEKTLRSPLTLKHYLLLTKPGIILGNALTTAGGYALAARGHFDLGLFLYMVLGLALIIASACVFNNYIDRNHDAKMNRTKYRALARGIIPHRKALLFGTGLGLLGTLTFAIGTNLLTTCVALTGFFFYVIVYSLSKYQTTYGTLIGSIAGAIPPVVGYTTAAHTLDLGAFILFAIIAMWQMPHFFAIAIYRLSDYTKASIPVFPCVKGMRKTKVHMTTYLLAFIMATALLTLCGYTTSTFMLIMALVGISWLILALKGFSAKNDARWARKMFIFSLVVVMTLSVALPFTTAS; encoded by the coding sequence ATGGAAAAAACACTAAGAAGTCCTCTGACGTTGAAGCACTATCTTCTCCTAACGAAGCCAGGGATCATCCTGGGAAACGCACTGACGACTGCTGGAGGGTATGCTTTAGCAGCAAGAGGACACTTTGATTTAGGACTTTTTCTGTATATGGTTCTGGGACTTGCTTTAATCATTGCGTCTGCTTGTGTTTTCAATAACTATATCGACCGCAATCATGATGCAAAGATGAATCGTACTAAATACCGTGCCTTAGCCCGTGGGATTATTCCTCATCGAAAAGCACTTCTTTTTGGAACCGGGCTTGGTCTTTTAGGCACATTGACCTTTGCTATAGGAACAAATCTATTAACAACTTGCGTTGCCCTAACGGGCTTTTTTTTCTACGTGATTGTCTACTCACTGTCGAAGTATCAGACAACTTATGGGACCCTTATTGGAAGTATTGCAGGTGCTATTCCACCAGTTGTGGGCTATACCACCGCGGCGCATACGCTTGACCTTGGAGCATTCATCCTTTTCGCTATTATTGCTATGTGGCAAATGCCCCACTTTTTTGCTATCGCCATTTACCGCCTTAGCGACTATACCAAGGCCTCGATTCCTGTTTTTCCCTGTGTTAAAGGAATGCGCAAGACAAAGGTCCACATGACCACCTATCTTCTCGCGTTCATCATGGCGACAGCTCTTTTAACCCTTTGTGGCTATACTACGTCGACCTTCATGCTGATTATGGCGCTTGTTGGCATTTCTTGGCTTATTCTTGCCCTCAAAGGTTTTTCTGCTAAAAATGATGCGCGCTGGGCCCGAAAGATGTTTATTTTTTCTCTTGTTGTCGTGATGACGCTCTCCGTCGCCCTACCGTTTACGACGGCTTCTTAA